Below is a window of Schistocerca cancellata isolate TAMUIC-IGC-003103 chromosome 4, iqSchCanc2.1, whole genome shotgun sequence DNA.
tagataaaaaaaatccactcaccaagtgtggcaggagaacacacatataaaggtactgaaatttgcaagcttttggagtcagcAACTCCTTCATCTGGCAGAaagtttgaaggggaaggaagaggggtggaaaaaaaaaaaaagactggtaaGGTTTACAAAATGGGTGGACTTCAGAAAAGTTGCCCAGACcatggatcaggggagacttacctgaCAGGATGAGACAAGTACTGCTGCTGCCACCACACCTTGGCAagtagatttttcatctatccaaTTACACTATTTTCATACATTGATTAGGCTTGTTTTATAATGGATTGTCAGGATAATTTCTTTGACAAAGCTACTTTCATATACTGAGAAAATTTCACTATGTAATAAATTGAATGACATTGGCACCCCTTTCCAATATAACTCATCCCATATCACAGctttcaacttttttaaaaaaaagactatTCTGTTCCCATTAACAAACCTCACTGCATTGTATGCACCTGCCTCAGGGCTATAAGGTGctatattgtttatttccattaattgtaaaACCATGATCAGATATCCCATTAACTATTGAGTATATATTCATTGTTTAAGCCTGAGCACTGTGTATAAATATAGTATGCAATCAATAAGGGTCCGGCTGCACATGACTTGGAAACTTAACTACTGAAGTCAAACTGactagttcatttttcctgtcagtATCTTctaagaaatctacattgaaatctccacaaactactaaaCGTTTCTTTGTCTGACATATggctcaataatgcatctagatttctcataaccAGCTGAAAGTTATCTAAAGCAGtgcaatttatttaattattgcttcacatttgtaactatttttcttccttctcaataaacaaaatttaatattATTGCTCATACATAATCATTAGCTAAATAATGTAATTACAAAAAAGCAACAACTTTCAAAAAGAAACTGTTCTCAGGAAATTatgacaatggaaactccaggatgtCGGGAAAAGGATTTTGCTCACTCACCTGATGGCAAATGATTTGCAGCAAATAAGTACACCGACAAAAAACTAGCCCGCTTCATACAACAAGTGAGTCACAAGTGGAAGCCACGTTGCCAACTTTTAACTTTTAAGCACAAAATACTGGCAGTATTGAGCTGCATGACTAAAAGCAAGTTGTTTATAGGTGTACAGCAATGGTGATATTGCCATACGGACGTATACAAGACATTACAATTGTTCGTGGTAGATGTGCAAAGCAATAACATGTCAGGGATCTCCTTTCACTGTATACACTACTGCTTATTGTTTCATTTATAACTTTAGCACATGTACAGAATTTCAGATAGTGTGAGTGGGGCTATACTGACCTGATTACTACTGCAGTTTGCCATAGGTGCTTTGCAGGTACCCCACACCCCACCAACATAAGATAAATACGCAGTGGCGTTCACAGTTGCAGAGCAGTCATATTGGATCTGTGCTACAGTGTGGTCATGTTGTGGACTGATAAACTCAGACACCTAATAGTCTTTACTGATAATGTATTTTTAAGTAGTAGCTCATTGCACCTGTTTCTTCGCACACTTCACTTCATATTTTTGACAATATCAGCACTTCCACCACCATAAGAGTAGTAGTATCAAAGAGCCCAAAGTAACAGAACGTAAATTAGGAATTCTAAACTTTGGCTATGCTGTGTATGTATATATGCATTTTCCAACCATATGGAGTTTTATCTGCAGGTCTCTGCATGTAGTACTAGTTTGAAAATTATTAACACTGTTCAAAATACATTACTGGTTTCATAATATGTACACTAACCACATTAATTCCAAACTTATCAGAACAAACTGCTTTAAAAATAAAGGTTTCCTGCAACTACAAAAATCATGACAGGTTACAAGAACATCCTGGAGCATAAGTATATAAATgttaaattttgaagatttaaaaCTGAAGTGGAAAGCTCTAGTAATACTGGACCTTTCTTCTAAAATATAGTGTGGCTGCTGGTCTAGTTTATTTCAAACATAATCCAGTCCTTTCCACAATAGTCATGCAATTATATTAGTTCCTAGACTGTGTCTAATATTTTACTTCTGTCCTGGGGCAAATAAAATTTCCATGGACAGAATATTTCTACTCACAACACAGTTTCAATATTTTCTGCATGAACTTCATACAAAAAGTTCAATTCAAAAACCAACTGTAGTAGTTAAGATCCTACATCACCTAGGCTGAAGCAGATTAGTCACAAATTTCATCCATCTCTTGGTAGTCAATACTAAAGGATAAAAGATTTCGACAAAATAAATTAGTAAAGCTATGTAATATGACAGAATCCAGGGAGGAGTGTTTttgagggtgggagggggcaggaTGGGGGAGGAGGAAGGAGACAATCAACTAGAGTTACCCGATTATGAAACCAGTAGAAATGTATTAATCTACATTTTTCTAGACTATGACTTCTGCTTTTGAACTCAGCCCAAAAAACTAAATgaacaactaaaacttgaaaaactgaactaccGTCCCCGCAGTCATGTTGAAATAGGAGGAACATTTGTATGAGATGTTTGCCAGCACACATCAGCTTCACAACAGGCATCATTTTAATCATCAGTGAAACAGAACATACAATAAACAGCTAggtcataaattaataaataaatagttacatataTACAAGATTACTATTTAACTAAGATAATCTATTCCTTCTTCAATTCAGGTGGAGCCCAGTTCATGTAAAACAGTCCAGAGTTCTTtgcctgaaaaataaaaaagaaagactcAGAACGAAACAATGGTAATGAAAATTAATACTACTTTCCAAATAAAAATTATTCAGCACTATACTGTTCAACTgaacagaaattacaaaaaaacaCTAGCTACCAGAAAGCAGTactgcaattgctaaatatgtgcaAATATCTGCATTTGCAAATAATGAAGTCGATAAAGACTGTAGTAACAGAGTAAAACTAAATTTCATGTTGTCTAGAAGAAAGATGTGAGTTGAGGGAGCACACTGCACATATTTTTTCCGCCAAGTACACCATTTCACTTACTGTAGAAATGGTAATTTAAAATTTACAGGTAcgactgaaaatattttactgttgatGAAAATCAACGAAAGATTAATTCAGTCTTTACAAAAATACTGAACTCATTTAATCTTAAAACGCGGCTACTATTAACGGTAtcaaaaaaagtttctttttctaccataaaaaaaattacttaccacAAGCAATGAAAATGCGGCAAATACTACGCCACCGAATAAGTGCGTATTATATCTGCGTTGTTTCTCTTCGTAGTTCGCCTGCCAAGAGCCTTGCGGCACCGGTAAATCGTTCATAGATTGTGGCTTAAAGTCTGCTGGTGGATGGTAAGCCCTCGACACTCCTGGCAAAAAACATTAAATTAGCAAACCGCAAACCATTCGTACAGATCATTACTACTCCAGCTTCCTAAATTAGAACTATATTAATAAGACACTAAATCcgaaaataaacacacaaataacaaaacaaaattaccCGAACGCAAGGAGCCAGATCTTGCTGCAACTTGTCCCAACTTATGCAACATTGTTTAACGATTTTACGTTCGCTTCGATAATTCTAAACACCTTTTACGGTACACTTCACCTACTTCTTCCCCACTTCGATTTCGCGACCAAAGACGACAGAAATACCTACGCAGAGATCAAGGAGGTTAGCCCCAGGGTAATGACAGTGCTGCCACACGTATAACAAGCTGTATTATCTAATACATGGATAACATGCATGAGTGTACCACGCCAACATCTTTGTCGATCCATGCTCAAGTCAGCTTGGATGGCCGTCTGGTATGACAGAAATATTGCTTCCCCTAGCACTGCACAAGCACTATAACAGCAGACGATAGGAGGTGTTAAAACAGGCAAAAAACTTTAATATTGCTAGAAATATTACATAAATTCTTAGTAAACAGCACAAACTGTCAAGGTTCTGCTACTTCCCCACCATAAGATGCACCTTGAGAAAGTACTTTCCACAACATACCTAacctaaaaaatttattttttaaacggAAATATGCTACCtgcaaacagaatgcaaaacggTCACAAAACTGCATCTCAGACATGATCCTGAAACAAACAATTGTCATTTTTGTGGCCTCTGTCACCTTTGTGAGGAGGTTAAGATGCGTAATTACTGACCAATATCTGCTAGCTTTATATGATGTCTTTCATAGCCATACAAGCTATGGATTAAGGCTCTGTGATCACTCATCAGGTTGTAAGGACATGCTACTACTGCAAAAGTAGGCAATAAGAATTATTACGTCGAGTAGTAGACAGGTGCACTACATCTCCTTAGTCATAAAATTGGGATAATGAATATTGACAGTCAgtttgtagttgtagttgttgtagtagtagtagtagtagtagtagtagtagtagtagtcgtagtagtagtagtagtagtagtttattcatccgtGAACAATACTCTACACAATACAaatgtgcatagtagactacacAACATCAGACCGCactgaaatagcatgtacaactttgattaattacattaatgtatgggaaagactttttacatggaatacacagttgatatttagatataacgtATAATAATTCTAACACTTTTGtagatattatttatttagatcatagcaacagtaagataaaaattactattgtcaCAGAGTACATAAATCTAATTATTTTgtatggagctattccaggtattcgtttacactataatagcagctggtcattaaaaatttaaatactgattctttaaatgaagacaattttttaatttcttttatctttaccaaTAGTTTGTTGTACAACCTTcatccttgtatgtttgtttgtttctgcgccaaagccttgttaactctttcAATATGAGTggcattgcactttcttgtgttgtaggTATGTAGATTCGAGTTGGATTGGAAATCgtcaatatttctttttacattaattGCACTTTTTTGTATATAGAGGCACAGTAGGGATAGAACATTTAGCTGTTGAAATAATTGgtttgaaggagttagccttgaactgttggtaattactCTAACACATCGTTTTTGTGGggtgaagatggttttgagatttttgttattttgacccCAGAAGGTGATGCCGCAGGCAATAGcagaatgtataagaaaagtaaacagttctgctacattccctactacatacaaagctaataacacgtaatgcaaagcaagcagagcttaacttatGAGAGAGATACAGCAtgtgggatttccagtctaaattttcgtcTATGTGTACACTTCAGAATTTTGTGGTAACAActatcacaatttctttattttgcattATGAGATCCAGAGCAGAGTGTgactttgttttcctgtaatggatataattggttttagagatatttatggttaatttctttatttcaaacaaattttgcagaagttggcaatacccggtttatgtcagttactacaatgtttgtgacATCCGCAAACAGCGTTATGTGGGTACCATTTACTGGAAtgttgatatcatttatgtaaagatgAAATAGGAGAGGACCTagcacactcccctgtggtaccccaattggcacagtctgaatatccgatctgtatacaatactttggtttttactgtctgttcttgcaatttctactacctgtttccaATTATGTAGATATGACGGAAACCACTTTTTTGCCACTCCTcgtataccgacatattctaatttgtctagcaggatatcatgttggtACATCCAAGATTATTCCTATCGTACTGTTGTTCatatctggccctgtaacaatattttcaatgaattgggtgattgctgactctgtactcattcctttgcgaaagccgtgttggtttacagacaatagattgaatttctcgagataatttgtaattctgtttttcatgactgtctctattacttttgaaaataccgataataaagctataggtctatagtttcccacttcatgcATATTGctctttttatacaatggttttacttttgcaTTTTTAATCGTTGTGGATAGACTCCTTCTGACAACaatatgtttatgatgtgtgagagtggttctgatatgacactagcacatctcGCCGTGACTGAACAAGGTACCTCgtcaatccctgaggacattttatttttcattgtttttattatttgattaacgTCCAATTTGTTCATGGGAGGTAGCAATTGAATTAACACTTTGTTCTCCTGCAATTGATGTTCTACTAATCCTAGAACAATTTTTACTCAGATTGATTGGACTATATACGAAGTAGTCATTAACGTAATCTGCTAAAGTAAAATTTCTTACTACTGCACCTTGgtcatcttttaaaacaaagtcatctagattcctaacattttggcttgggcctatttccttttttactatattccatatagctttcgatttgtttgctgacccagcaactacactgtcattgtgcattgtcttggctttttaatcaccttcctgtaaattttcttatATGTCTTAACAAAATCTGTGAAGTGTTCATCTTTGTTGTCTTTTTTTAGTTGACTGATAAGTTTTAGTGTTTCACTAGATACTCTAATAGCAggtgttatccactggcttgtGTTCTTAGGCATGACATTGACCTTTGTGagcttttttggaaaacacatctcaaatagggacatgaatgcactagaaaaagcattgaaagattcctTGGTTGTTGtttgtgcaaagacatcttccCACGTTTCATTAGCTACCAACTGAATGAAAGTATTCACTTTTTCTGTACAGAAGTGCCTTTTGTATTCCCActtatattttactgccttgggTACAGAGGAATTCATGTATGCCAATAGTGTATTGTGAtccgaaagacctaagtttacATTTAGTGCCTCAGTGATACCATTAcccatatttgtgaaaatattgtctaaaagagaagatgacagttctgttattctggtggcatctgtaaagagtggtttcatgtgtAAGATGCTTAGTACACTCAGCAGctcttttttcatcactttcaattaacaggttAACATTAAAATCGCCACATaacaataatttcacttcattactgTAAAAAGTGTTCAATGCTGATCCTattttttgaagaatatgtttttgtcACCCAGTGGTGATCTATATATTGTTATGACAACTAGTTTTCCAGTCTTCTCCTCAGTTTTTAACTCTATGccacatgattcaaaatgtttttctgtatGTAGATGGTCCAGttctgttttcactttgaactgcagtcctactctagagtaaatgcataccccaccatttttaaaaacactttGGCGATAataattgtgtttttgtgtttccTTAACGTTAAAGAAAATTTAGATTCTTTCAGTAGGAGGaatgagatacacacacacacacacacacacacacacacaacacctggAACGAAAAGAACATAAACGTTGATGGTCCAAAACGAAAGATGGCTTTACAATTACCCTGAGAATGTTCAGATCACTATCCATAAAAGAACAGGTCCAACCATTTTCAACAAAAAATCAAGAAACGCaaaactagtagtagtagtagctttattcatccgtagatctctttctaCAAATATATAGGACATGTCAATGTTTTTGCAACTTTAGACCAATTTAAGATAAAATAAttagtatacacatacatttatagACTTCTAGTTAgaaacaatcattagatttactcctggtatacaatacttttttttacaaataacttattaaataatgtaatgccacactggtcactcatatctcactatcagtcactgcacacactatacacacattgttttataacacttcactccctacacacacacacacacacacacaaacacacacacacacacacacacacacacacacacacacacataatcacaCTGGTGATCTGTGGGCCGTTTTcggtactgcaacttcccatttgctattgtGAAAAACTGAGACTGCATCCCTCTCTAATGagtaagatgttgagctcagaaagagcgaGAGggtttagtattgtgctatgcatagcttcggGGTAAGGATTtctagaaaggagaaaagaaggaaaaaacaaact
It encodes the following:
- the LOC126183455 gene encoding uncharacterized protein LOC126183455, which codes for MLHKLGQVAARSGSLRSGVSRAYHPPADFKPQSMNDLPVPQGSWQANYEEKQRRYNTHLFGGVVFAAFSLLVAKNSGLFYMNWAPPELKKE